AGCCTCGAAATTTTCCCCGATCCAGCGATAAGAATACAGATCGCCCAAGAAGACCAGGCTCTGGGCGTCTCCCCGATTGGCAACATAGGCGAGGTGGGGATCGTCGCGGCGGATCGCGCTGGTCAGCGCGGGAATTGCCAGGGCGTCTTTTTCCGCCTGGGCGAATTCTTTCCCGCCGATATTGGCTTCGACCCGCTGATAGGCGAGCCCGAGCTCGAGCCGGCGGTAACCGAGCCGGCGGCTTTCAAATAAGGTTTCAACCTGCTTGAGCAGGGCGGCCTTAACATTGGTCGCGGCGACCGCTTGCGGCCAGCTCTCTTCGACGACATAGGCTTCGCTCAAGTCCAAAATGATCCGGGCGGCCAGGTCGGGATCTTTTTCCCGCAGGGCGATCCTGATCGCTTCGCTGTTTTCCAGGGAAGCGCCGAGAAAATCAAGGAACGGCTTGGCGCCAAAGTCCCGCCGCATTTTGGCTTCGACCTGGATTAAATTAAATCTGACCCGGTAAATATCGCGATTGGCGATAACTGTTTTGACTTCGGTCGGGACCGGCAGGTCGATAGCCTCGTCAAAGCGCTGGCGCCAGAGGAGTCCTTCCGCCATGTTAAGCCAAAGGTTGGCTTTGACCCTCGGCTCCAGGTTGGGGCGGTCGATCGGGGCGAGCATTTCCCTCATTGCTTTGCGATTGCCGTTAACTTCCGTTTCTACTTTGGTGAGTTCCGGCGTTTCTCCTCCCAGGAGTTCCTGGCCGATAAAAACGATCCGTTCTTGAAGGTCTTCGTCGGTCCGATAGGCTTCGGTCAGGTCGTCCAGCGCCCGCAGGATAAGAGAAGACGCTGGCGGCTCGGAAGCGAAGATCGCTTTTGCTTTTCCTTCCAGCGCGGCGATCTGCCGGGGACTATAAGTTTCGTCGGTCCGCATTCCAGCTTCCAGCATTCCGAGCTGGGCTTTGGGATAAGCGACGGCGTCTGGCGTTACCCGCTGATAGTAGGGGAGAGAATCGGCGTAACGTCCCTGCCAGTTGAGGATATCGCCTAAACCGGAGAGGGCGAAGTAGTTGCGGCCGAAAACGCCTTTAAGGTCTTCGAGCGTCAGCAGTTCGGCAAAAGGCGCGGCGGCCGCCCCTTGCTTGACCGTGAAAAGTTCGCGCAGGGCGGGGAAGCGGGTTAGTTCGTCCGCCGACAAGTCGGTTTTTTCGCCGATCGCCAGACGATAAAAAAGACCGGCGTCGGTGAAGTTTTTCTGGGCGGCGAGAATATCGCCGACCGTTTGCAGGGCGGAAGAAAGACTGGTCCCTCGGAGGAGCGGTCGGCCGGTTTCGGCCAAACCGAAGACCCCGTTCAATTGTCCGGCCGCGGCGACCAGGATCGCTTCTTTTCGTTCGCGGTCCTGTTCTTTATCGGCTTGGGCGAGGGCGATTTTGCCGAGCCAGACCCAGGCTTCCGCCTGGATCTCGCGGAGTTTTTCGGTCACTGGCAACGCGGCGACTTCGTTTAACAAGCGACCGGCTTCGCCCGGTCTGCTTGGCGTGCCAAGGAGCGCGGTGTACCCTTTGATGGTGACGGTGTTTTTCCCGTGCCGGACCGGCTTGTCCTGCGCGGCGTTGAAATCGACGGCGATAAAAGCCTGGCGGGTCAAGTTTTCCGCCAGGGTCCGTTTGGCATCGGCAATAATTTCCGGCTCCAGGAGATCTGTTTGGCCGATGATCTTACGAATGTTGGTCTCGGCGTTTTGGAGCATGACCAGCTGGGTGAGAGCGTAATCTTTCGGCTGTCCGGTCCTGGTCTCGCCGGCCCGGAACATCTCTTCTTTGACCTGCCAAAGGTAGTTGAAGGCTTCCATCTGCTTGACCCAAAGAGGCCGATTGGCCGGAGCGGTGATGATGGTCGTGTTATAACCGTTGAGCCAACGGGTGTTGTCGGCCAGGAAGGCGCTGGCGACTCGGAGTAGCCTTAAATGGGTGTGACCGGTCACTCCGTTAATGGATAAAGCGGTGTTCCGCAGGTTGAGGTCTTTGAGAATGAACGAAGCGCGGAGGAGGCACTCCGCCGCCATCTGCTTGATCTGGACAAAAAAGAGGTCAGTTATTTCACTGACCCGGGTTGCCTGTTTGAGCAAGTTGTAGGCGGCGGTGATCCGACCGAGCGCCTGGGTTGGAGAAATCTCTTCTCCAGAGAGGGCAAGCAGAACCTGGGCTTTTTGGATTTGCGCGTTGCCGCGGGCAAAGCGGAGCCGCCGCCGCGCTTCGTACGGATGCTGGGCCCGGGAAAGATCGTTGTAAGTTTTTCCCCGGTTTATTTTGGGGTCTTCGCTGACCTGGTTGGTCAAAACCAGGTCGAATTTGCGTTTGGCCGCTTCATAGTAACCGTCGGCTTTTGTCCGGTCGGGGGCGTTGATCGCCATTTGCAGGATCATTTCTCCTTCGAGCTCCGGATCGGGGAGATTGCGGATCGTCGCGTTGCTGGGGACCCGGCTGTAATAAGCGTGGATCTCTTGATAGAGCCGATACCGGATTTCTTTTTTGGTCAAACCGGCGGGCAAATTACGGCCAAAACCGAGGGTCTTAAGCTGGTCCGGATATTTATCCGGTTCCGCTGCTAAAATAAAAGCGATCTGGGATTTTTGATAAATATCCCCCGCGCCGCTGAAGCTTTTGATCGCGGTATTGAGGTCATCCAGATAGGTTGGATCACCGATTTCACGTTTTTTCAGGAAGCGGACAAAGAGGAGATCGAACATCGTATGGGAAGCGGAAAACATTTTCGCGTCAGCGGTAACCCAGGCGCGCGCTCTGGCGCGATGATACGAGGCCAGATAACCTTGGTTGTCCTTGCTGGCCATTGCTCGGGTCAGTTCAGCGATCTGGGTCTCGTTTCTGGTTTTTAGAAAAGAAGGCGTTTCGTCGAAACGGATAAACTCGCGCGGCAGGGTTGTTTCTTGTTTTGCGGTCCTTGACTGGGGCATGACGATCCCCTGGGTAGAGTGATGGTTCATCAAGCTTAACGCGAACCAGACCCAATTTTGCGCATAATAATCGTCGTCTTCCGACGCTTGCCAGGAACCTTGTTTGTCGTCGTAGCGGGCCTGGATCCGGGTGAGGATTTTATTGGCCGAGTCGGTGTCGCCGGCCGCCCAGAAGTAGACCAGGTAAGCGGCGAGGGACTGGGGAGTTTCGCTGCCCCAGTGTTCACGGCCGTCAAGCAGGTAACTGCTGAAGATTGTGCCGCTGCCGCTGCTGCTAAGCTGCTGTCGCAAAAAAGAATATGGGCCAAAGTCAGCGGGCGTGCCGGTCCGATCGTTAAAAAACCGTCTGGCCATCGCGTCGTTCGGGTTTTCCTTAAGCCGAACTGCCATCCAATAAAGGGTCCGGAACGCGTCATCGCCGCCGAAGTAGAAATCTTTTCCGGTGTGATCATCCTTTTGCCAGCTGTAATCGTGAAGATTGAATTGGTTGTCGATCGCGATCCAGGCGGGGGTAAGATTTTTATTGCCGACAACCTTTTGTTTGGCGGGATCATAAACGGTGGCGTCCGCCGACCGCTCGATCAGTTCATAGGCCGGGGCGACCATCGAGCGCCAGTCGTGGGCTTGGTCGGCGCTGGCAAAAAGACGATCGTAATAAGAAGGCCGGAAATATGAAGTGTTGATGCCGAAAGTCGGGCTATTGTCGAAAGGATCGCGGGTCTTATCTTGGGTGTCGCCGGCGAGCAGGACCCGGCGGCCGGCGACAACTCTGGTTTCCTTGTTCCAGATGTCGTTTAAAACAGCCAGTCCTTCGCCTTGGTAATTGA
This window of the Candidatus Margulisiibacteriota bacterium genome carries:
- a CDS encoding glycosyl hydrolase family 8 yields the protein MVDFSGILKTSYDYSVKKQIASDGRPIADLDNNDNDADGNFDEKLTYSEGASYALLRAVEMNDRTTFDRVWQWVQTNLQRKNIRQVFNSNTRTWQAFNKNDHLFAWRWTPDCGGRAGGVVATHFDSDPASDADQDIAAALIQAHQKWGSAGQINYQGEGLAVLNDIWNKETRVVAGRRVLLAGDTQDKTRDPFDNSPTFGINTSYFRPSYYDRLFASADQAHDWRSMVAPAYELIERSADATVYDPAKQKVVGNKNLTPAWIAIDNQFNLHDYSWQKDDHTGKDFYFGGDDAFRTLYWMAVRLKENPNDAMARRFFNDRTGTPADFGPYSFLRQQLSSSGSGTIFSSYLLDGREHWGSETPQSLAAYLVYFWAAGDTDSANKILTRIQARYDDKQGSWQASEDDDYYAQNWVWFALSLMNHHSTQGIVMPQSRTAKQETTLPREFIRFDETPSFLKTRNETQIAELTRAMASKDNQGYLASYHRARARAWVTADAKMFSASHTMFDLLFVRFLKKREIGDPTYLDDLNTAIKSFSGAGDIYQKSQIAFILAAEPDKYPDQLKTLGFGRNLPAGLTKKEIRYRLYQEIHAYYSRVPSNATIRNLPDPELEGEMILQMAINAPDRTKADGYYEAAKRKFDLVLTNQVSEDPKINRGKTYNDLSRAQHPYEARRRLRFARGNAQIQKAQVLLALSGEEISPTQALGRITAAYNLLKQATRVSEITDLFFVQIKQMAAECLLRASFILKDLNLRNTALSINGVTGHTHLRLLRVASAFLADNTRWLNGYNTTIITAPANRPLWVKQMEAFNYLWQVKEEMFRAGETRTGQPKDYALTQLVMLQNAETNIRKIIGQTDLLEPEIIADAKRTLAENLTRQAFIAVDFNAAQDKPVRHGKNTVTIKGYTALLGTPSRPGEAGRLLNEVAALPVTEKLREIQAEAWVWLGKIALAQADKEQDRERKEAILVAAAGQLNGVFGLAETGRPLLRGTSLSSALQTVGDILAAQKNFTDAGLFYRLAIGEKTDLSADELTRFPALRELFTVKQGAAAAPFAELLTLEDLKGVFGRNYFALSGLGDILNWQGRYADSLPYYQRVTPDAVAYPKAQLGMLEAGMRTDETYSPRQIAALEGKAKAIFASEPPASSLILRALDDLTEAYRTDEDLQERIVFIGQELLGGETPELTKVETEVNGNRKAMREMLAPIDRPNLEPRVKANLWLNMAEGLLWRQRFDEAIDLPVPTEVKTVIANRDIYRVRFNLIQVEAKMRRDFGAKPFLDFLGASLENSEAIRIALREKDPDLAARIILDLSEAYVVEESWPQAVAATNVKAALLKQVETLFESRRLGYRRLELGLAYQRVEANIGGKEFAQAEKDALAIPALTSAIRRDDPHLAYVANRGDAQSLVFLGDLYSYRWIGENFEASRDRYNDALKKVKDDNTKDSRLLRAKIQYGLGQVYNFGRPIMDYPTAKQNYEHALRTLDTLPQRSIPKLELLAKIYLGLATLEQKENNQAAMREYLEKARFYLDQIRRPLKEIALSLRRMENSVLAPNVSVAATHFEETSGNYASREDRLATRFALPFLRDQYIPSLSYFADNRTSSQGNRSLGAAYLGLRANPDLPWVRRTMTFDLNYRFLQSGAQDPHSSAPKPIFNRQPNVEGSVQLFTRYALGTASHSRDFNNSDLNTTYLSLGLNSAGFFPRWPVQVQANGFYSNYNFLSDGRFPARQDAGLDLKIKGDLAEATPAVSHNTLSAELGLGFVFYQHERVPGGGANGKDLDISRGLFNVGNDRSEGTPDYLRGGSGSNPFWGPVPLRANLALKWNPGTIGVFQLWGGLNYQATDQFSYRSTNVGLSADFAQFLHF